In Oncorhynchus tshawytscha isolate Ot180627B linkage group LG06, Otsh_v2.0, whole genome shotgun sequence, the following are encoded in one genomic region:
- the fam83ha gene encoding protein FAM83H isoform X2, with the protein MDTFTDVDIFADILDAAMRNVAVYIILDEQNAHHFTSMASNCRVNLENIQFMRVRTVSGVTYHCRSGKTFKGQMMDRFLLTDCRAVLSGNYSFMWSFEKLHRCMAHLFLGQLVTTFDEEFRILFAQSQPLVLENVLVPMPHYSSLSDSQYSSDRTLLFRDPRKFLPIDSSRPVEWARHSSDDRMDMVQNMMPPGRCEPIHSSLDQCPLDMYSNKYSSQQFKLEQQSFMTQGHPMMQSNTMEFAGSKRHSYAEGTYAGHSSSQFMQHQAIHSFEGDTATQNRKIHREQHHYQRTGLEPGYSGYDQFRDQGYPLMDQYSESGYPHGIAIEPPDNYDPVLNYLSSSNLAVELEHGSNKLSSPGEGPFSQSNPKRLSTGQPHACQTSPTQQHPFEQRSFFVRSGSDCKTQDPSAKQGMRDWRISSYLSAYDDAGEEDIPRPMGNDPFQEPLNPSQGKLFAPLVSDPRFSAKELPKIPGLRLNKPTCPEHSRTLEILVSLDARTTLTPPSESSSTTEGDKSEEMDVKEPKREESFRRRFNPAIQRTSRLRSSLIFSSQLEQHISQEQKLNSGQHCEETANEEDDPSRLSLTAQVLGKRRSITREPFEWRLKSAIVDNSTIESLKSEDITTDSGDKELTKYPPVSTDKVSSMEQPNSAYEEQTKTVESAHPSKPAQVEKPKTIQSAHQASSLSNKSYIDMNDPDSRLFFFKELAAKRKAAKAAESESSAEKAPVKPVTPIDLIMKEPVTRIKPNLPIATLNPADTSTNKPAPSTEAPPNPSDTFTKKPTTSTEAPLYPADTSIKKTATSTEASSETLETSPVLQENEISMAKCGSLLDVKEHHSKNKEQQDLPLPKSDSKTFLRDKLSCVDGLLRVSTDTEKIELKNSQNQSVSKVNPRDTSTFLKSTSNQCTFNISPKDFSLYKLSPKKPKSFNPASNELNPSLPLKLTEASSSSYPTPKGLSSTSLTSSKNAAKELSSALTPTLQEPSSSIPMSKQPLPSSKPITVESNIPLSPTQSEPGVSHKQDKTDSKASLSPTPMQSCSSSIPAKEFSPPPNPTQTESSFLPKSTLVGSISSTPMESNTSPKPSTKESLSTIATTELRSSSHKTNPIKSYSSPCPGQYESVLSLKHSKTACNSSTKPASVSNDSYNSSPQSSKHVMEETNKSPILTPTKSSSPPEPTPTESSASTNPTPRELNPLPSTTPTEPSASTGPTLTESNAYSNPTPTKSHSSLTCGSGGSVVCPKPGQTKSRTTTNLTPKESCSSPNHTLTEPTSPFNPVLVESVPSSNSNPTESTASHDTAPAPPVIVDNSKEGKPSKLNKEQKAGSSAASKGEKIAGDPETKSKTAPGESASHGSQSPDETKENNSTMKPESTTDQSNPIPPPVKQPKVSQSHYHLSTANVLSSSNLRDDTKLLLEQISANSQSRTELTKESAVTDDAKQDEADRGVSGKEVASARRQIGGPARTSQEREKLLQRIDSMRKGRKVYSRFEMAP; encoded by the exons TTCATGCGTGTCAGAACTGTGTCAGGGGTCACCTATCACTGTCGCTCTGGGAAGACCTTCAAGGGTCAGATGATGGATCGCTTCTTGCTGACAGACTGCAGGGCAGTCCTGAGTGGAAACTATAG CTTCATGTGGTCTTTTGAGAAGCTTCACCGTTGCATGGCTCACCTCTTCCTTGGACAGCTTGTGACTACTTTTGATGAGGAGTTCCGGATCCTGTTTGCACAGTCCCAACCTTTGGTACTGGAAAATGTCCTTGTTCCAATGCCACACTACAGCAGTTTATCTGACAGCCAATACAGCAGTGATCGGACACTATTGTTCAGAGATCCCAGAAAGTTCCTCCCCATAGACAGCTCTCGTCCTGTAGAATGGGCTAGACATTCCTCTGATGACCGCATGGATATGGTTCAGAATATGATGCCTCCTGGAAGGTGTGAGCCCATCCACAGTTCACTAGATCAGTGTCCACTAGATATGTACAGCAACAAGTACTCCTCCCAGCaatttaaactggagcagcagtctTTTATGACACAAGGTCACCCCATGATGCAGTCAAACACAATGGAGTTTGCTGGCTCTAAAAGGCACAGTTATGCAGAGGGCACTTATGCCGGACATTCCTCCTCTCAATTCATGCAGCACCAAGCCATTCACAGCTTTGAGGGGGATACGGCAACCCAGAACAGGAAGATACACAGGGAACAGCATCATTATCAGAGAACAGGGCTAGAACCAGGTTATAGCGGCTACGATCAATTCAGGGACCAAGGGTACCCTCTGATGGATCAGTATTCTGAGTCTGGGTACCCACATGGAATAGCGATAGAGCCACCAGACAACTATGACCCTGTACTGAATTATTTGTCATCATCAAACCTTGCTGTGGAGCTGGAACATGGCTCAAACAAATTATCAAGTCCAGGAGAGGGTCCCTTTAGTCAGTCAAACCCCAAAAGACTGAGCACGGGCCAGCCTCATGCCTGTCAGACCTCCCCAACACAACAACACCCATTTGAACAGAGATCATTTTTTGTCAGGTCTGGTTCTGACTGTAAAACACAGGATCCCAGTGCAAAGCAGGGGATGCGAGATTGGAGGATCAGCTCATACCTCAGTGCATATGATGATGCAGGAGAGGAAGACATTCCACGGCCTATGGGAAATGACCCCTTTCAAGAGCCCCTTAATCCATCACAAGGCAAATTATTTGCTCCACTGGTATCAGATCCCAGGTTTAGTGCCAAAGAGTTACCCAAGATTCCAGGGCTCAGGTTAAACAAGCCCACCTGCCCAGAACACTCAAGAACACTAGAAATTCTTGTTAGCTTAGATGCCCGAACAACACTTACACCACCTTCGGAGTCGTCATCAACCACTGAAGGTGACAAATCAGAGGAGATGGATGTAAAAGAGCCCAAAAGAGAAGAGTCATTCCGTAGGAGGTTCAATCCTGCTATCCAAAGGACCTCTAGACTAAGATCCTCACTAATCTTCAGCTCACAACTCGAACAGCATATCTCACAGGAACAGAAATTGAACTCTGGCCAACACTGTGAGGAAACTGCCAATGAGGAAGATGACCCATCTAGATTATCCTTGACCGCTCAGGTTTTGGGAAAAAGAAGATCCATTACAAGAGAACCTTTTGAATGGAGACTTAAGTCAGCGATAGTTGATAATTCAACCATTGAGTCTTTGAAATCTGAGGACATCACTACTGATTCGGGTGATAAGGAATTGACAAAGTATCCTCCTGTGAGCACTGACAAGGTTTCTTCAATGGAACAACCTAATTCTGCCTATGAAGAACAAACCAAAACGGTAGAATCTGCACACCCATCCAAACCTGCTCAAGTTGAGAAACCCAAAACCATACAATCAGCACACCAGGCATCTTCATTGAGCAATAAATCCTATATAGATATGAATGATCCAGACAGTaggttatttttttttaaagagttggCTGCCAAACGAAAAGCTGCAAAGGCTGCAGAGTCTGAGAGCAGCGCTGAAAAAGCTCCTGTAAAACCAGTGACTCCAATTGACTTGATAATGAAGGAACCAGTCACAAGGATAAAACCTAACCTTCCAATAGCCACACTAAATCCAGCAGATACTTCAACCAATAAGCCAGCTCCATCAACAGAGGCACCTCCTAATCCATCAGATACTTTCACCAAAAAGCCAACAACATCGACAGAAGCCCCACTTTATCCAGCAGATACTTCAATAAAAAAGACAGCTACATCAACAGAAGCATCATCAGAAACACTGGAGACTTCACCAGTGTTACAGGAGAACGAAATATCCATGGCAAAATGTGGCTCCTTACTTGATGTCAAAGAACACCATTCTAAAAATAAAGAACAGCAAGACCTTCCACTTCccaaaagtgactccaaaacaTTCCTCAGGGATAAATTATCTTGTGTCGATGGCCTACTTAGAGTCTCTACTGATACTGAGAAGATTGAGCTGAAGAACAGTCAGAACCAAAGTGTGTCTAAAGTTAACCCTAGAGATACAAGTACATTTCTTAAGAGCACCTCAAATCAGTGTACCTTTAACATCTCCCCAAAGGATTTCAGTTTATATAAACTATCTCCAAAGAAACCAAAGTCATTCAATCCTGCTTCTAATGAGCTAAACCCATCTCTTCCACTCAAACTAACTGAAGCTAGCTCATCTTCATATCCGACACCAAAAGGTTTAAGCTCAACTAGTCTCACTTCGTCAAAAAATGCAGCAAAGGAGTTGAGCTCTGCCCTTACCCCCACCCTTCAGGAGCCCAGTTCATCTATCCCCATGTCAAAGCAGCCATTACCATCCTCTAAACCTATCACAGTAGAGTCCAACATACCTCTGAGCCCCACCCAATCTGAGCCAGGTGTGTCTCATAAGCAGGACAAAACAGATTCCAAGGCATCTCTCAGCCCTACCCCAATGCAATCTTGCTCATCCTCAATCCCTGCAAAAGAATTTAGCCCTCCACCAAACCCTACCCAAACAGAATCTAGTTTCTTACCCAAATCCACCTTAGTTGGGTCAATTTCATCAACACCAATGGAATCTAACACCTCTCCCAAACCATCCACAAAGGAGTCATTGTCTACAATAGCCACAACTGAGTTGAGGTCATCCTCTCATAAGACCAACCCAATAAAATCCTATTCCTCCCCTTGTCCTGGCCAATATGAGTCGGTTTTGTCACTCAAACATTCCAAAACAGCATGTAACTCCTCTACAAAGCCTGCCTCAGTGTCCAATGACTCTTACAACTCTTCACCTCAATCTTCAAAGCATGTCATGGAAGAAACCAACAAATCTCCCATCCTCACACCAACTAAATCTAGCTCTCCTCCTGAGCCTACCCCAACAGAATCTAGTGCTTCAACCAATCCAACACCAAGAGAACTCAACCCTCTTCCTAGCACCACCCCAACGGAACCAAGTGCATCTACTGGCCCGACCCTAACAGAATCAAATGCATATTCTAACCCAACCCCAACAAAATCACACTCCTCCCTTACATGTGGGTCAGGTGGATCAGTTGTGTGTCCCAAGCCTGGCCAAACAAAGTCCAGAACTACTACAAACCTCACCCCAAAAGAATCTTGTTCCTCTCCTAATCATACCCTAACTGAACCTACCTCACCATTCAACCCTGTCCTTGTGGAATCCGTCCCATCAAGCAACTCAAACCCAACTGAATCCACTGCCTCTCATGACACTGCCCCAGCTCCACCCGTCATTGTGGATAACAGTAAGGAGGGCAAACCAAGTAAACTTAACAAGGAGCAAAAAGCAGGAAGTTCTGCAGCTTCTAAAGGTGAGAAGATAGCAGGTGATCCTGAAACTAAGAGCAAAACTGCTCCTGGAGAATCTGCCTCCCATGGATCGCAGAGTCCTGATGAGACCAAAGAGAATAACAGCACTATGAAACCAGAGAGCACAACAGATCAAAGCAATCCCATACCACCCCCAGTGAAGCAACCTAAAGTAAGCCAGTCCCACTACCATTTATCTACTGCCAATGTACTCTCTAGCAGCAACCTAAGAGATGACACAAAGCTCCTATTAGAGCAGATTTCTGCTAACAGCCAGAGCAGGACAGAACTCACTAAAGAATCTGCTGTCACTGATGATGCCAAACAGGATGAGGCTGACCGGGGTGTTAGTGGTAAGGAGGTAGCATCAGCCCGACGACAAATCGGAGGCCCGGCTAGAACTTCTCAGGAGAGGGAGAAGCTTCTTCAGAGAATCGATAGcatgaggaaggggaggaaagtCTACAGCCGATTTGAG ATGGCGCCTTAA
- the LOC112252786 gene encoding androgen-dependent TFPI-regulating protein: MIAKVRIVYHITAFSWYAFIIKSLAAKDGEKLPPGIFEYGGPWKYLTFLNLLLQMVFFGMAVVNDLQTGKNTVKGLNKWKDLIFSVLAFPVGMFVVLLFWVIFAYDRQLVYPESLDAFFPLWMNHAMHTVVMPVLLGEILLQHHVYPKTKNGLAALGVVGLAYLGWVIFIYLAVGLWVYPLLGLLSTLGVLGLFLLNMTVVAMMYLLGRTLNNCVWGKGKTVTKTK, encoded by the exons ATGATTGCAAAAGTGAGAATAGTTTACCATATCACAGCTTTCAGCTGGTATGCCTTTATCATTAAGTCCCTGGCTGCTAAGGATGGAGAGAAGTTACCACCTGGGATCTTTGAGTATGGTGGACCCTGGAAGTACCTTACTTTCCTCAACCTG TTATTGCAGATGGTGTTCTTTGGGATGGCCGTGGTGAATGATCTTCAGACTGGGAAAAACACAGTCAAGGGTCTTAACAAGTGGAAAGACCTCATCTTCTCTGTCCTTGCCTTCCCTGTAGGCATG TTTGTGGTGCTGCTTTTCTGGGTGATCTTTGCCTACGACAGGCAGCTTGTCTACCCAGAATCTTTAGATGCCTTCTTTCCTCTCTGGATGAATCATGCTATG CACACCGTTGTTATGCCTGTCTTACTTGGGGAGATCCTGCTTCAACATCATGTGTACCCAAAGACTAAAAACGGCTTAGCTGCCTTAGGAGTTGTGGGCTTGGCTTACTTGGGCTG GGTGATATTTATCTACTTGGCGGTAGGTCTTTGGGTGTATCCTCTCCTCGGGCTCCTTAGCACCTTGGGTGTGTTGGGGTTATTCCTCTTAAACATGACAGTGGTGGCAATGATGTATCTGCTAGGACGGACCCTAAACAACTGTGTCTGGG GAAAAGGCAAGACGGTGACTAAAACTAAATGA